A stretch of the Vigna radiata var. radiata cultivar VC1973A chromosome 9, Vradiata_ver6, whole genome shotgun sequence genome encodes the following:
- the LOC106773745 gene encoding hydroquinone glucosyltransferase-like has protein sequence MESSPITTTHIALVSVPAFSHQVSILEFAKRLLHLHADTFHVTCIIPTLSSSPSKHSFFFDSLPHNIHCIFLPSVNFHDLNNNGVSVEIQTQLSASRAMSSVRETLVSLSKTTDISALVADAMAPEALEFGKELNILSYIYFPCSTMVLSVCFHSQNLDEEVSCEYKDHPGLIHLPGCIPISGRDLPDSMQDRGSLAYKLFLQRCQRYLNGHDGILVNSFMELEEEATKAISQHGNGGDYPHVYSVGPITQSGPSGSKSRCECLLWLDKQEPNSVLYVSFGSGGTLSQDQIDELALGLELSKQKFLWVNLRAPNDRASATYFSEGGLVDDDDPLHFLPKGFLERTKEQGLVMCGWAPQVEVLGHRSIGAFLSHCGWNSVLESVVHGVPMIAWPLFAEQRSNAALVSDGLKVALRAKMKKPSVVVKEDIVKLIKGLMEGLEGQEIRRKVKELKKLANSAIMEDGSSTRTIANLANKWKNKHT, from the coding sequence ATGGAGTCATCACCAATAACAACAACCCACATAGCCCTTGTCTCGGTCCCTGCTTTCAGCCACCAAGTCTCGATCCTCGAGTTCGCAAAACGACTCCTCCATCTCCACGCTGACACCTTCCACGTTACATGCATCATTCCCACACTCTCTTCTTCACCTTCAAAGCACTCCTTCTTCTTCGATTCCCTCCCTCACAACATTCACTGCATCTTCCTCCCCTCGGTCAACTTCCATGACCTAAACAACAATGGCGTCTCCGTCGAAATCCAGACTCAGCTCTCGGCCTCTCGAGCCATGTCCTCCGTCAGAGAAACCCTAGTTTCACTCTCCAAAACCACTGATATCTCTGCTCTCGTTGCCGATGCCATGGCCCCGGAGGCTCTGGAGTTTGGTAAGGAACTCAACATCTTGTCCTACATATACTTCCCTTGCTCCACCATGGTGCTGTCCGTTtgctttcattctcaaaacctCGACGAAGAGGTTTCGTGTGAATACAAGGATCACCCTGGTTTGATACACCTTCCTGGTTGTATCCCTATCTCTGGCAGAGATCTTCCTGACAGCATGCAAGATAGAGGAAGTTTGGCATACAAGCTTTTCCTTCAACGATGCCAAAGATACCTTAATGGTCATGATGGTATATTGGTGAACAGCTTCATGGAATTGGAAGAAGAAGCAACAAAAGCAATATCCCAACATGGTAATGGTGGTGATTACCCTCATGTGTATTCAGTTGGCCCCATCACACAAAGTGGTCCTAGTGGTTCAAAAAGTAGGTGTGAGTGTTTATTGTGGTTGGATAAACAAGAACCTAATTCAGTTCTTTACGTGTCTTTTGGGAGTGGTGGCACACTTTCCCAAGATCAGATCGATGAACTTGCATTAGGGTTGGAGCTGAGTAAGCAGAAGTTTCTGTGGGTGAATCTGAGAGCACCAAATGATAGAGCAAGTGCTACTTATTTCAGTGAGGGGGGTTTGGTGGATGATGATGATCCTTTGCATTTTTTGCCAAAGGGGTTCCTAGAGAGAACGAAGGAGCAGGGTTTGGTGATGTGTGGGTGGGCCCCACAAGTGGAAGTGCTTGGACACAGGTCGATTGGTGCATTTTTGAGTCATTGTGGTTGGAACTCAGTTTTGGAGAGTGTTGTGCATGGAGTGCCAATGATAGCATGGCCTTTGTTTGCTGAACAGAGAAGCAATGCAGCTTTGGTGAGTGATGGATTGAAAGTTGCTTTGAGGGCAAAGATGAAGAAGCCTAGTGTGGTGGTGAAGGAGGACATTGTTAAGCTCATAAAAGGTTTGATGGAGGGTTTGGAGGGTCAAGAAATCCGTAGGAAAGTCAAGGAACTCAAGAAGCTTGCTAACTCTGCAATCATGGAAGATGGCTCCTCCACAAGGACTATAGCAAATTTGGCAAACAAGTGGAAGAATAAACACACCTGA